AGTGATAAGAAGGGCCTTTATCATGAAGTGATTTCAGTAAAGGACTTGGGATTTTAATGTACAGGTGCAAGTAAGGCTTGGTGTGTCCTTGGGATGGGACTGACTATCCCAGAGGAATCCTCCATTTTGATTAGCACACATCAGGGATCCCCATGAGTCGGTGAGGATGGTTACAATTTAGAGTTTCCTTGATATTTTCTTGGACCTGAAGTGCACTTGTGGTAAGGGAGCTTGGAATCCAGTGCTTGTTTGAAGGGATTTGTGAGCACGCAGACAGTGCAGTCTGTCCACTGGGGCAGGATGGGTGTGATTAGATTCCGATGCTGGGGGCATTCACCCTTCCCCATTCATGGGCTTGGATAATTGCAAAGATGGCTGATGGTACTTTTCTAATGCCTTGGGTGTCTACTGTAGGCAGTTCATGTCTCTGAGGCATAAAGGGGTGCAGGGGTGATGAATTTTTCAGTTTGAAGATCAGTTGTCAGATCTGGTAAAgcttgaagtgttaactctgtttctctttccacagatgctgcctgacccgagtatttccagcattttgcttttattatggAGAATAATTCACACTTTCAGGGTCTcatgtgtgtttggggggggggggggttgttgtgcAGCAGGGACATGTTGGTAGAAGACCTCTGTTGTCCAGGTGTTTAATATAACACTCATTCTCTGGAATCAGCAATGACTTGGAGTTCGGCCTCCAAGTGTGCATATAAACAAGGTTAGAGTAACTTTCATTCTGAAGGGGGTGGAGATAACAAAATTGGAAGGGTTTCCTAGTCATCCTATAGATTAACTCTCTCCTTGTGGAGAGCTTTTTGGATGCGAGGTGCAATATTATGATATAGAAGCTTCAGAAGATGGTTGGTGTGATAACACAGTCTTGCCTGATCCCATTTTGCTTTAGGATGAGGCATGTCTTGGAGCCATTGATTAGTATCAAGGCTTGCATATCATTGTGTAGCAGATGTAGaattttttatttatattcaCTTAAGGAATGGGCTTCAcatgcatttaattgcccttcccTAGTTGCCATTGAGAAATTGGTggtgagctactttcttgaagtgctgcagtccttgagatgtgggtatacctacaatactgttagggagagagttccaggattttgacctagcaatggtgaaggaatggtgatatatttccaagtggtGTGttacttggagggcaacttccaggtagcagtgttcccatgctttttctgcccttggccttctagctggtagaggtcgtggatttggaaggtgttgtctcaggagtcttggtgagttgctgcggtgcatcctgtagatggtacaaactgctgctactgtgtgtcagtcaTGGTGTGAGTGACTGGTTGTGGAtgaggtgcctatcaagcagggctgctatgtcctgcatgTTGTCAAGTttctcgagtgttgttgaagctgcactcatccagccaaatggagagtattccatcacactcctgacttgagccttgtagacggtggacaggctttggggagttaggaggtgagttactcgctgcaggattcctagcctctcacctgctcttgtggccacattgtgtatatggctacaccagtttttggtcaatggtaactcccaggatattgatagtggggtaTTTGGtcatggtaatgtcattgaatggtaGGGGGATGATAGCTGAATTTTCCCTTGTTAGATATCATGATTGCCCAGgacttgtgtggcacaaatgttacttgccacctattgacccaggcctggatattgtctgggtcttgcttcGTTATCTGAGGAGTCACGAATGGTGGtgaacgttgtgcaatcatcagcaaacatccctacttctgaccttaatGATTTTCTGAAGGCAGTTAAGAGTGGAAGGCTTTTGTGAGATCCAAAAAGGCCAAgtacagcagttggtgctgcggGTTCAAGCAAAGAAGGTCATAATGCATGGATAATGGATTTCTTTTGGTTGGGGGTGGTGTGGTTGGCTGTGTCAAAGATTGCAATCAGGCCTGAGAGAGATCATACACAATTGTCAGGCAGACATTTATGACTTGCAACATGGCTACTGCAGTTGTGGACAGAAACTTTACCGAAGCTGGATAGAATCAAAAAGAGTTTTGAGAAAGATTTTTGAGAAACATTTGAGAGATCACCAAGTCAAGGCTTTTGGAGATGGAAAGAAAGTTGGAAATAGACTGGCATCTTGCAGTAAGACATGATCAATGTTTTGGTTTTGACATAAATCATTCAGCTTCCAGTCAGAATATTTGCTTTAACTTTGGATTTTATTCAAGCAAGATTACTTCATTTAAGTTTTTCCTGTGGCTTCCCATGATGTAATTGGATTCTTCGTAACCTGTCGGTTGTTCATTTATGGTTATTCAGGGCAGATTTCCTGTTAGAAGGAAGCTGAAGTCTGTTCCAGGTTCATGCTCAGTTGCCGCCTTCCCTCTGATGAATGAAAACAACTGCAGTTACGGCCGCAAAAGTCACTCGTGCTTTACCATCAGAATTTAGGCTCAATTCTGCCAATTAATCCAGGAGcagtaatttattctctctcccgTCCACCCCCTTCCTAAATATTTCTTGTggaggagaaaattcagaaactcGCAAATTAAATGTGGgtaaataattgatttttttatgaAATGTCAGACAGCACAATGATCTCCAAGTCTGACCCAAAGATAATTACATTGTCCTCGGATTTGCCTTTATTCATCTCCTCCTCCATTCTTCTTGTCTCTCCCCAGCATGACAAATACTTCAGGATGCAAATGGATTGAGTCCCTGTCCACAATCTTGGAGAGCTTAGTCTGTGCTGGGCTGTCTTTCAAGATCTTAAACTTGATCCTGTTTTCTCTTGCAGTTaggcataaaagatcccattgccCCAATGCACAGTAGGGCAGGTTTCCCGTGTGCCCTAGTCAATGCATATCCAATGTTAGTCATTCACTGAATTTTCTTGGTCAGTATTTATTACAAGGCTGGTTGTGAGAATTTCCTATATGCAACTGGTTGCCATATTTCCTTCAAACTAAAATGGCAATATTTCAGAAGTACATTATTGTCCTGAAAGTGctctggagcaccctgaggacaTGAGAAatcctatccaaatgcaaatCCTTTCCTTGTAGGTGACTGATGATGTCTGCTCATTTAACTGATGGGAATATTAGGACTTCCACAAAGTCGCACAGACCCTAAAGTTGCCACCCACTGTTTGAGTAATTTCCCATGAATGTGCCTGGCATTGGACTTCTCATGATATCTAATGAGGAGTGTGCAGAGATTTCCCAATTGTTAGCTGTGGGGAATCCACTCGAACGATCAGAGCCAGGTTAGATCTGGCACGGTGACAGTTCTATGGATCCGACAGCTGACGGGTTAATACCAGCAATAATTTTACTTAagcttatttaaatattttaaagtgtttttggtctttattttaaatgttcaatATTTTTTAAGCTTGATTAGTGTTGAAGTTTTTCAATTGGAAAAATCCAGTGCTTTTGACATCTTTGGTAGGTGGCTAAGCCAGGAACAATGGCAAAGTACACTGTCAaatgttgttttccttttgtggGGCTTCTATTTTCTCCCTCCCCAATCTGTTACATAAGAGGAGGCCTGGTGCCTGGCAGTACTGACTTGTCTCAGCAAGTTCCTGCCGGGGAAGCTGCCCACAGTGAGTGCAAATGTTTGTTGTAGGGCACAAATTCTGGGCCATTGTACTGAATAAATGTCACTATATTGGTGGAAGATTTTAATATGTGGTTTTGACTGTTGTCTTTTATCCATTTGCCAGGTTGATGGTCTGCCAGCCCATTCTTGCTGGTTTCAATGTAGTACTCGGCTTCCTCCCTTTCACAGAAGAGAAATGGTGCGAAGTCTCTTGCtctagattctcccagaagaGGAAACACCCTCTCGGCATCCAACATTGAAGaccttcaggatcttgtatgtttcaatcaatttGTCCCCCACTATTCTAACAGCCACCTTTTCAACGTTTCCTTATgtgacaacctgcccattccattaaaccttctctgaactgtttttaCTACTCTAACTTGCTTCCTTAAATAAACAGACCAATAAAGCGGAGAGCACTCGAGATGTGATCTCTCCAATGACCTCTATAATTGAGGCATAATCTCTTTTCTGTTATATTCCCTAACCTTTACACACAGCAATGTCTTGTTCTCTGGCACCATTCCGGTAAACTTGCTTTAATGCTTGGAATTAAATGATTAATTTGATCAATTATGCAAAAGCAAGCACATTGGGAAGTAAATAAGGTGAAACTTACCGGATGAATAAACGGGCAGGAGTGGTTCCCAGCAATGTGACCTTATCACCTTCAACCAGCAGCATGGAACCTTcacgcaaaccctgccacagcagtGGAGAAAGTCATATTCTGTCTGCACTGAGGTCAATGAAAACCTTGCAAAATTGCAATCACTAATTAACTAAAGACTGTTCAGTCAGTGAGGTAAACTGTGTTCTGAccaattgaagttttttttaagaatcagTATATCTCTCTTAACATGCATATAAAAAGATGCATAGCTTCTTCTGGGAACTCGGTGATAAATACATTTCTTTATTTAATGGAAAGTTGAAGCAAGTATTCTAGAGCAATTATCTTGTTTATCTTccttaattttgtttcaatttagagttacacagcacagaaactggcccttcagcccagctcatccatgatgaccaagatgcctgtctaatcccatttgcctgtgttttgtccatgtccctctgaaacctgcctatccatgtatctgtccaaatattttttccagtgtaattgtacctgtctctatcactttctctggcagcttgtttcatatacccaccaccatctgtgtggaaaaacgaccccctcaggtcctctctaattctttcccctcttaccttaaacctatggccacTAGTTTTACACTCtcctacctgggaaaaagactgtgacaaccTATCAATCATCATGGAATCATCTTGATTGCCAGGACAGGCATTGGAACATTCTCATTGTGTCCATCCTGTCATCTGCCTGAGGTGACTTTTATGTACCCCAGATGCTAAGCAAGAAATTTCAGTTGTGAACCACTGCAATTTGGTTTAACTCAGTCTTCTGGTCAACAACAGTGCAAGTTCCTTCCTAATCCTTTACTTTGTGTTACTTTGTTAAAGTAAAAATTACTCACCAGGACGGGTGGTGTACCTGGTTCCTCGTGGTACTGCTCAATGCGTTTTTCCCGGGTTTCCtaataagaaagaaaaactttTTGTTAATACTGACAAACATGATTGTAGGATCCTCTGATGCACATGGAGGGCTTGCGGTCCTCTGTGTCTTTGCTATCTCTTTGTAAAAGCTATCTAATTGGTTCTACTTTCTCTGCCCTGTAAAATGCTGTATGTGTAAAGTATGTATCCAGTTCTCTCTTGAAAGCAATTATTGAATAATATTCCAGCAATCTAttgggcagcaaattccagaaaataattttcagcatCATTTCTCATCATCATCTCACTGGGTTGCCAGTTACTTTACAATCATCGAATTTACCCCTGGAAAATTTACAACAGAGGAGGAGCAATCGTCCACGCCAAGCTACCCAGTTCATCTCACCTACCAGACCTTGGTCCAGAGCTCACCAGGTCATAGTTCTTCAAATGtacttttcacaagatcacaagacaagggagcagaagtaggccattcggcccattgagtctgctccaaagaaagggaaaaagaaatgagaaatgggggaaatgtccatgagaaggaaaaaaaaattgggtgcTTCTGCCTCAACCGCTGACCCCTGAAGCCACTTGGGTGAAATTTTTCTTTGTGCTctctagttatagagtcatacagcacggaaatggacccttcggcccactgagtccttgctgactatcaacacccatttccattaatcccatttttattctcgccatcaactccccccagattctaccactcccccacacactaggagcaatttacagtggccaaacaTCTttgagagcacccagaggaaactacACAGACGGTACTGAGGTttggattgaactcgggtcactagATCTGTGTTCTTATGATATTTGTCCGGATCGTGGCACTTCTGAGCATTTCGTAACACAAGGTATACACTATCTTGCATCATTTGAGTTGATATCAGTGCATTATCACCTACCCCCATGTGTTGATTGTTGGGGTCTGCATCCAGGTAATGAGGGTTAATGTTGAATGGAATCAGGCCAATGGCTTTAAATGACGGTGGATAGACAATTGGCATGTCGTTGGTGGTGCATATGCTGACAGTGGCCACATTTGTTCCAGCACTGGATCCCATGTAAGGCATGCCATCCTGCAATGAAAATTATAAACTGTTAATCTGTACTCTTTCTAATAATTGCAATCAAACAAACCATCAGTGGCAGCTAATCAACGCTGTTTGTCTTAAATTGCAAATTACCTACAATCTCAAAAATAGCTTTGAGGCATGAATAACTGCATTAAATTGGGTCAGAACGCAAGGCAAGAACTTGAAAGTGCATAGAAAGCTTGAGTGATGCAGTGTGGGCGGGGAATATGTGTGCTGAGATTTCTGAGCAGGTCATTGGCTGTATTCAGTGACTGACTACTGCCAGTGTGTCCCAGAACAGAGTTTCTTCTCTCATACCTACTCCATCACCGCTACCACTCACATCCTCCGCTATAATATCCTTTGACTCAGCCTTTGCTTCAGGGCATCCATTGTTGAAACTTTTATCTGTGCCTTTGTTAggtccattttaaaaaaagccaccATCAGAGTTAACTGACATACATTTAATGACTAAGTCCAACTAACAGCTCCAAGTGGATCAGACCACAGAGCTGGCATTGGGACAGTGTAGCATTCTGACAGAGATTGCAATGAAATCCTGGCTTTTCATGAAAATTGATTTCATCCTATATTCTTGTATCCTAACTTGCTCCAGGTCCACATCAGAGTTTGCTTGGTGACTTAACTCTTACAAAATATAACactgcaattttaaaattccatagCTGGTCCTTCCCTCCCTGtgttggcttgcccatagaagacagagggtagtggtcaatgggacattctggctggaggtctgtgactagtggtgttccacagggatccgtactgggacctctgctgtttgtgatgtaaaaTGACCTGGACCAATCACCACCTTCAAACCCCCTCCCACAAATGatcctgccagcttgtgcttcaCCAGATTTCATTCTTCTACAAGAAGCTGCCTTTGACCTGTATAGGTCTGGAATTCCCTTGGTTAAGCTTTCCAACACCTTCCTCCAGTTAAGTTGCTTCATAAAACCTAACATTTGGATCATGCATTGAATCGTGTTGCCTAACATCCCCTTGCGTGCTGTCATTTCCTCTTGACAACACTTGCAAAGCATCTTGAGAGGTTTTTGTCCTGTCCAGGGCACTATattaatgcaaattgttgttaagCTGGGGTGGGGGAACACTCAATGTACCCATACAGTCCCTCTGCATGGGATGGGAAGGATGAAGGGCCTCTCTACAAAGCAAAGCCATTTCTGTTGGTTGATTGCAATTTGGTATGTGAGGAGAAGCTCcactggaaggatatggacattgtgtaggcggaagggattagtttagttaggcattgaaTTAcgggaagtccctgggttacgaacgagttccgtttttgagactgttcgtaacccgattttgtgtgtaactcggaacagtgtccgcgcatgcgcacttggcccagggATCGTGGCCGCATGTGGCCCCGACCACACATACTTacttggcctggggttgggccaaagaaggtgtaccgccgccgtggtaggatcgggggccgggcctgCTTATGAACTGACTACGAAGGTCGGTtcataagtcggggacttcctgtactaatTTgtctagttcagcacaacatcgtagaccgaaggacctgttcctgtgctgtacagttctaggtccctcatgggatactcctcagaaggttaagatgcatggtatccacagtgacttggccatttggattcagcattggcttgcccatagaagacagagggtagtggttaatgggacttattctggctggaggtctgtgactagtggtgttccacagggatccatactgggacctctgcatatatcacaaacagcagaggtcccagcatccaGGTCAAtggcctggatgaaaatgtagatgggtgggttactaagtttgcagatgatacaaagattgatggtgttgtggatagtgtagaagattgccaaaggataccgtaggatatcgatcagttgcagcTATGAGcgcagaagtggcagatggagtttaatctggccaaatgtgaggtgttgcactttgggaaatcaaatgtaaagggacagtacactgttaatggcagagggatcttggggtacaagtccatagccccctgaaaatggctgcacaggctgaaagggtggtaaagaaggtgtatggcatgcttgtctttattagtcgaggcattgagttcaagagtcgggaagttatgttgcagctttataaagctctggtgaggcagcatctggagtattgcattcatttctggttgccccattataggaaggacgtggagtctttggagaggattcagaagagtttcaccgggatgctgcctgaattagagggtatgtgctataagaagagcttggagaaacttgggctgtttactctggagtggcaaaggctgaggggagatctgatagaggtttataagattgagaggcatagatagagtaggcagccagtatctttttcccagggtcgaaatgtccaatgctagagggcatacatttaaggtgagaggggataagttcaaaagagatgtgcggggcaagttttattgttttacacagtggtgggtgcctggaatacgttgccagggttggtggtcgaagcagatacaatagaggcatttttagataggcacaattagataggcacataaatgtgcaggggatggtgggatatggacattgtgtaggcagaaaggattagttaggcacttaattactagtttaattggttggcacaatatcatgggctgtcgaccctgttcctgtgctgtcctgttctatgtttaatatcATGATGGTTCACTGGAGCAGAACTGAACAATCAGGGTGGATGAAAGAAATGGTGAAAGTGCACTTCATGAGAACAAACGATAACTCTAACTCAGAAATTGGTAGTCACATCATGCATGTTGTTACAAATAACGTAATGGCTAGATATTTGGAAATGGCTAAACCATGCACCAGTTATGAGTATTTTTACGAAATTGGTGATCACATTTAACTGGTAAAGATTCACCATAATGccctgagaaagtaaggaggcatgggatccaagggggcattgcagtgtggatccagaactggttggcccacagaaggcaaagagtggttgttgaagggtcttcttctgcgtggaggtcggtgaccagtggtgtacctcagggatctgtactggaacccttgctctttgtgatttttataaacgacctgaatgaggaagtggaggggtgggttagtaaatttgcggatgacacgaaggttgggggtgttgtggatagtttggagggctgtcagaggttacagaaggacgtAGCTAGGATgcgaagttgggctgagaagtggcagatgcagttcaacccagataagtgtgaagtggttcattttggtagatcaaataagatggcagaatatagtattaatggtaggactcttggcagtgtggaggatcagggggatcttggggtccgagtccataggacgctcaaagcggctgtgcaggttgactctgtggttaaggcgtatggtgtattgtccttcatcaatcggggaattgaatttaggagccggaaggtattgttgcagctatataggaccccggtcagaccccacttggagtactgtgctcagttctggtcacctcactacaggaaagatgtggaagccatagaaagggtgcagaggagatttacaaggatgctgcctggaatgcggagcatgccttatgaaagcaggttgagggaactcggccttttctccttggagcgacggaggatgggggggagcctgatagaggtatataaggtgatgagaggtattgatcgggtagatagtcagaggcttttccccagggctgaaatggtggccacaagaggacataggtttaaggtgctggggagtaggtatagaggagatgtcaggggtaagttttttactcagagagtggtgagcgtgtggaatgggctgccagcaacagtggtggaggtggatatgatagggtcttttaagagactgttagatagatacatggagctgagaaaaatagagggctatgggtaagcctagtaatttctagggtaaggacgtgttcggcacagctttgtaggctgaagggcctgaattgtgctgtagtttttctatgtttctatgtaacccCCGATGCCAGAATTAAATGCATTTCCTTAAAACAGAAAACCTCATGGGATATGACATGCATGTTTACACAACTTGTCGATCACCCATGGTGTAGCAAGTGCTGGGTGTATTTGCCATGAGAGGTGTTTACATATGTTGTTTCCATTGGGAATTTAGTATGGACAAAGTTGACAGAAAGCATCATCATAAATTATTTTGTAGAATATCATACCTGAAGGACTCTACTTTGTATCTCTGAAACCAAATTGTTGTCATACAAAGCTTTCAGGAGCCGAAAAGTGTTCCCTCCACCTACAGCATTCAGTAAGGAAAAATATTTAGCAAAACAAAATACACAGGGGCTATCCAGACCTAGTATCACCAGAAACTGGATGAACATCATAAATGGTTGAAGTTCAGTGTGTAAATGAGGCTATAATTTGGGATAAGAATTTAATAGCCTGCTGTCCAGATGAGGTTCATGGTCCAATTCCATGTTTTCAACATCTGATGCTACTCCCAGTGACATTACAGTAGAGTCAAAATGCCAATTGTCCTATGACGCCATTGACTGCATGGCCAATGGAACAACTGAAACAATCTTTTGCATTTATTCATTGAGCCATGTGACAAGGACAGGTACATCCAGCTAGTGAAAAAAATAGATCCATTAATCAGCACGGTGTATAACACACAAACCAATATGCAGGTTTATCTTGAATTCCCAACCATGAAGGTAAATATCAATTCCTGGACTCACCCaatagaaatagtttctctctatcttgCTGTCAAAATTTCTAACAGCTAATCACTTAACCTTGTACTTTGAGTGAGTTTGAGTACACTTCTGCTTTTCTTTGCTGCTTATAGAGCGAGTTCTGATCAATTATTTTTACCAATGGAGTGTCAGCAATCAACTTCCCCCAAACCTCCCAATCACCAACTTCCCGTCCTgccttcctttcccccaacaatcTGTCTTCCCCATTGCCCCAAAATCACAGGTTTGTATAAGCCACCCTTCCTTTCCCCCAATCACCTACATGCACCTGGGAGCTCAAGTGTGAAGACACCTGAAGGCCACTGCCAAGGACCAATTCTGAGCCAAGGTTTGACCGGTTTATCTGTTTAAACTTCAAATGGTAACATTAACCTTTTGTACATTGGTGACCCCAGTGTATCTGCTTCAAATACTTCACAATGGGTGTGTCCAGTATTTCCACAGACTTCTCCTCCCGGTGATGAAGAGAGGAGCTGGTGATTTCTGTATTCTAGCTGGATTTTAGCAGATTCTCACCAATGAAGATTCCTTCTGCTTTCCTTACTGCCTTCACGGGATTTGGTGCTTCATGGATACTGTCAAGTCCATAACCTGATAAAGGTTGCAAAGAAATGTGTGGTGAGTAAAATACTATTGTCAGTTCCCTAAAAGTCCTTGTCAAATTTGAGACTTTATATTCTCACCCATGTATTTGGCTGCTTGAACATTTTCTGACTGACTGTGAGTCACCTGAGGAACTGAATCAGCTAAGGGGCAGCTTTTAATCTGAAGTGAAGTTGACGGTGCATATATGAAATATGAATATCAGAGTTGCATTCTTCACTGTAGAGCCCTTCAATTGGTTCTCTTTTCTGTTCCTTAACTGATTCAAAACTCTCCTTCTCACTATCCTATTTCTTGGCCTGTCCCAAGTACCAATCTTCGATAATGCAGGTCCCGTAATGGCTGAAAATTGGAATTTTCATCCTTGTGTTCATATCCTTCTAAGGCTTGCCCCTCACTACCTCTATAACTTTCTGTGGCACCACAGCCCTCGGAATGTTCCTCCATTCCTGGTTTCTTATGCATTCCTGATTTCCTGTGCACACCCAACAAACCAAATAaccactcctctgct
The window above is part of the Pristis pectinata isolate sPriPec2 chromosome 1, sPriPec2.1.pri, whole genome shotgun sequence genome. Proteins encoded here:
- the si:dkey-69o16.5 gene encoding alpha-aspartyl dipeptidase-like, with translation MKRRALLVSNSTLYGGGYLEHCQGQITEFFGDKVKRVLFVPYALHDRDAYAKTARQKFESLGYGLDSIHEAPNPVKAVRKAEGIFIGGGNTFRLLKALYDNNLVSEIQSRVLQDGMPYMGSSAGTNVATVSICTTNDMPIVYPPSFKAIGLIPFNINPHYLDADPNNQHMGETREKRIEQYHEEPGTPPVLGLREGSMLLVEGDKVTLLGTTPARLFIRGKAATEHEPGTDFSFLLTGNLP